Proteins encoded together in one Staphylococcus aureus window:
- a CDS encoding SAP domain-containing protein, translated as MSVNARDLLVLHTNVNRLVGEEIFANKCLANNDVQIMNSIKKLIEAELLTTTNDFEVSIYKKTRPELQSILKSFGIKTTGNKPDLIKRIDDNFHIINNLDLPYVYIPIKKGEEILKKTEYLTSFIQSYGEISLERAYYLVENYIDENCDDKVAEIYKFEFQRKYDNGEFDFNHGYNFELNMLIDHYKRDVKDYDNARKYSNIYLYFGLRDFLKKLMSNYSYYDSKGNIDLNEIQNDLNRFINSSASGMYERLIYNENLSNNIMFELFKKDTQDYSDLEEQLIEKFINYVVSNVKKESRSNTLIELSKILENGYTIDKEEFKKEDDYLSKYIFTDIDYLKKLESKINVAIDIRSGEIHLVLDDDSLDILIQNQKYGNEF; from the coding sequence AATGATGTTCAAATTATGAATTCAATAAAAAAATTAATTGAAGCTGAGTTATTAACAACGACTAATGATTTTGAAGTTAGTATATATAAAAAGACAAGACCTGAATTACAAAGTATTTTAAAAAGTTTTGGTATAAAAACAACAGGTAATAAACCTGACTTAATTAAACGTATTGACGACAATTTTCATATTATTAATAACTTAGATTTACCATATGTATATATACCAATTAAGAAAGGAGAAGAAATTTTAAAGAAAACAGAGTACTTAACCTCTTTTATACAAAGTTATGGTGAAATTTCTCTTGAGCGTGCTTATTATTTGGTTGAAAACTATATAGATGAAAATTGCGATGATAAAGTTGCAGAAATATACAAGTTTGAATTTCAAAGAAAATATGACAATGGCGAGTTTGATTTTAATCATGGATATAATTTCGAATTGAATATGTTGATAGATCACTATAAAAGAGATGTAAAAGACTACGATAATGCCAGAAAGTATTCAAATATTTATCTTTACTTTGGTTTGAGAGATTTCTTAAAAAAATTAATGAGTAATTATTCATATTACGATAGTAAAGGGAATATAGATTTGAACGAAATACAAAACGATCTGAATAGATTTATCAACTCTAGCGCTTCTGGTATGTACGAGCGATTAATATATAATGAAAATTTATCCAATAATATTATGTTTGAATTATTTAAAAAGGACACACAAGATTATAGTGATTTGGAAGAACAATTGATTGAAAAGTTCATAAACTATGTAGTGTCTAATGTAAAAAAAGAAAGTAGGAGTAATACTCTTATAGAGTTATCAAAAATTTTAGAGAACGGATATACAATTGATAAAGAAGAATTTAAAAAAGAAGATGATTATCTTTCTAAGTACATATTTACTGACATAGATTATTTGAAAAAGTTAGAATCAAAAATAAACGTTGCTATTGATATTCGAAGTGGAGAAATTCATTTGGTATTAGATGATGATAGCCTTGATATATTAATACAAAATCAAAAATACGGCAATGAGTTTTGA
- a CDS encoding lytic regulatory protein — MFTYFKSAFKNAKPQLLITLIYALIAFAVIAVVYLLANFQLAKYAQTIAIYSQFGQKPPVDAYLKVIAVLLIAAVVSLFVLVQIFIGITNVMKRAMSHEKVKFTDLFIAFKKGNYLKSVLIGLVSIAMIIVLSLLTSLLYKLFSPVSEMIMNSVQSSYADSTHLIGIAITTQSIIIIVVLLIKAIITWLLLIPIFNFMTSFVESTNDKVKTHLANGFKAMKNGQKTFFKFFIGILLLNLIIILFKTPVGYLISFNTQSLSQSVAENIIRVYTVMTIILFVVIHAIILMGIVQYYLKRGQKITKDKVKTADKNKKVVTEPKNTKVENDKVTTSVETKTEKAQDSLNDNTTKTMTSDKPEDNQPK; from the coding sequence TTGTTTACTTACTTTAAATCAGCATTTAAAAATGCTAAACCACAATTATTAATAACATTGATATATGCACTTATAGCATTTGCTGTAATTGCAGTTGTATATTTACTTGCTAATTTCCAGCTTGCTAAGTATGCACAAACTATTGCAATTTATTCACAATTTGGGCAAAAACCACCAGTAGATGCATATTTAAAAGTTATCGCTGTATTACTTATAGCAGCTGTAGTTTCACTGTTTGTTTTAGTTCAAATTTTTATCGGAATTACAAATGTTATGAAACGAGCAATGAGTCATGAAAAAGTAAAATTTACCGATTTATTTATTGCATTTAAAAAAGGTAATTATTTAAAGAGCGTTCTGATCGGTCTTGTATCTATAGCAATGATTATCGTTCTTTCACTTCTGACATCATTACTATACAAATTATTTTCTCCAGTATCAGAAATGATTATGAATTCAGTACAATCATCATATGCAGATAGTACACACCTGATTGGTATTGCTATTACAACTCAAAGCATCATAATCATTGTTGTTTTATTGATTAAAGCAATTATTACTTGGTTATTGTTAATACCTATTTTCAACTTTATGACTAGTTTCGTTGAATCAACTAACGATAAAGTAAAAACACACTTAGCTAATGGATTTAAAGCAATGAAAAATGGTCAAAAAACATTTTTCAAATTTTTCATTGGAATACTATTATTAAACTTAATTATTATTTTATTTAAAACACCTGTTGGTTACTTGATTTCATTTAATACGCAATCACTCTCTCAAAGTGTTGCAGAAAATATCATAAGAGTTTATACAGTAATGACAATTATTTTATTCGTTGTTATTCATGCAATCATTTTAATGGGTATCGTTCAATATTACTTAAAACGTGGTCAAAAAATTACTAAAGATAAAGTAAAAACAGCTGACAAGAATAAAAAAGTTGTCACTGAACCAAAAAATACAAAAGTAGAAAATGATAAAGTGACAACATCTGTTGAAACAAAAACAGAAAAAGCACAAGATTCATTAAATGATAATACAACAAAAACAATGACTTCAGATAAACCAGAAGACAATCAACCAAAATAA